A window of the Bacteroides thetaiotaomicron VPI-5482 genome harbors these coding sequences:
- a CDS encoding winged helix-turn-helix domain-containing protein: MFKELNPILHSQLRLAIMSILLTVEEAEFVYLKEKTQSTAGNLSVQLDKLSEAGYIEVEKSFVGKRPRTACRITAGGRKAMEEYVETLKEYLSGL, from the coding sequence ATGTTTAAAGAACTGAATCCTATCTTGCATTCACAGCTTCGCTTGGCTATAATGTCGATTCTGCTGACGGTGGAGGAGGCTGAGTTCGTCTACTTGAAAGAGAAGACCCAGTCGACAGCGGGAAACCTCAGTGTGCAGTTGGATAAGCTGAGTGAAGCCGGATATATCGAGGTGGAAAAAAGCTTTGTAGGCAAAAGGCCGCGTACTGCCTGCCGGATCACTGCCGGAGGCAGGAAAGCGATGGAGGAATATGTGGAGACGCTGAAGGAGTATCTTTCGGGGTTGTAG